One Ricinus communis isolate WT05 ecotype wild-type chromosome 1, ASM1957865v1, whole genome shotgun sequence DNA window includes the following coding sequences:
- the LOC107262684 gene encoding uncharacterized protein LOC107262684 isoform X1: MDWTVNNAFKTYKVDCKRLLLVGIDMEPKSVMDMAIIQSVDPIDIGLGSSEKGNAVVPTKRKKTMTSVYLKYFETAADGKSRRCKFCGQSYSIATATGNLGRHLSNRHPGYDKSGDSVTSSTPQPITVIKKAQSQAQGKAQVDYDHLNWLLIKWLILASLPPSTLEEKWLANSFKFLNPSIQLWPGDKYKAVFREVFRSMREDVRASLDQVSSKVSIVLDFWNSYDQIFYMSVTCQWIDENWSFQKMLLDICHIPFPCGGSEIYHCLIKVLKMYNLESRVLSCTHDNSQNAIHACHTLKEDLDGQKVGPFCYIPCAARALNLIIDDGLRTTKPVISKIREFVLELNSSVEMTEDFLQLTTAYQEGSWKFPLETSTRWSGNYQMLDLVRKAGKSIDGVIRKNEETLGSRLLLSSAEKNAVGVVHGYLEPFYKTTNNICTNKLLTIGLVLFFMDHISEMITICREARHSPDWLRSAAEEMAKKARSYNSQVCNVFTYMTAILDPRIKSELIPESLSTENYLDEARNHFIRNYSSSHFSSMTSGYSQEIEDGSSVSFAEEIARKKRRATMSNATDELTQYLSEPPAPIPTDVLEWWKVNSARYPRLSVMAKDFLSVQPTSVAPEELFCSKGDEIDKQRFCMSHDNAQAILCIRSWTQGGIKLKYKSTEIDYERLMELAVASAADNSISGSDKKQK, encoded by the exons ATGGACTGGACTGTTAATAACGCTTTTAAAACTTATAAAG TTGACTGTAAAAGATTATTACTTGTTGGAATAGACATGGAGCCCAAATCAGTGATGGACATGGCAATCATTCAAAGTGTTGATCCCATAGATATTGGATTAGGCTCTTCGGAGAAGGGAAATGCTGTTGTcccaacaaaaagaaaaaagacgaTGACATCAGTTTATCTGAAGTATTTTGAGACTGCGGCTGATGGAAAGAGTCGGAGGTGCAAGTTTTGCGGACAGAGCTATTCTATTGCCACTGCCACAG GTAATTTGGGAAGGCACCTCAGTAATCGACATCCAGGATATGACAAGTCTGGAGATTCTGTCACAAGTTCCACACCACAGCCCATCACTGTGATAAAAAAAGCTCAATCTCAGGCTCAGGGGAAAGCACAGGTTGATTATGATCATCTGAATTGGTTGCTCATTAAGTGGCTAATCTTAGCTTCTCTTCCTCCTTCAACCTTGGAGGAAAAGTGGTTGGCAAACTCAtttaaatttctgaatccATCAATACAACTCTGGCCAGGTGACAAGTACAAAGCAGTATTTCGTGAAGTTTTCAGAAGCATGCGGGAAGATGTGAGGGCATCTTTGGATCAGGTTTCTTCTAAGGTCTCAATTGTTTTAGATTTCTGGAATTCCTATGACCAAATCTTCTATATGAGTGTCACATGTCAATGGATAGATGAAAACTGGTCCTTTCAGAAAATGCTTCTTGACATATGTCATATACCCTTTCCTTGTGGGGGTTCCGAGATCTACCATTGTCTAATAAAGGTTCTTAAGATGTACAATCTAGAGAGTAGAGTCCTCTCTTGTACCCACGATAACAGCCAGAATGCCATTCATGCTTGCCACACCCTGAAAGAGGATTTAGATGGACAGAAAGTAGGACCATTCTGCTATATTCCTTGTGCAGCTCGTgctttgaatttgattatAGATGATGGTTTAAGAACCACAAAACCAGTTATCTCTAAGATTAGGGAGTTTGTGCTAGAGTTAAATTCCTCAGTAGAGATGACAGaagattttcttcaattaacAACAGCTTATCAGGAAGGAAGCTGGAAATTTCCACTTGAAACATCAACGCGGTGGAGTGGTAATTACCAAATGCTTGATCTTGTGCGCAAG GCTGGTAAGTCTATTGATGGTGTCATAAGAAAGAATGAGGAGACGTTAGGTAGCAGGTTGTTGCTGAGCTCTGCAGAAAAGAATGCAGTTGGTGTTGTGCATGGGTATTTGGAGCCTTTTTACAAAACCACCAATAACATATGCACGAACAAGTTGCTTACCATCGGATTGGTTCTCTTCTTTATGGATCATATTTCCGAGATGATCACCATATGCAGAGAGGCCCGTCACAGTCCAGATTGGCTTAGAAGTGCTGCAGAAGAAATGGCAAAGAAGGCTAGGAGTTACAACAGTCAGGTTTGCAACGTATTCACCTACATGACTGCAATTTTGGATCCTCGAATCAAAAGTGAGCTTATACCAGAGAGCCTTAGCACAGAAAATTATCTAGATGAAGCCAGAAACCACTTcataagaaattattcttCAAGCCATTTTTCATCCATGACGAGTGGGTATAGTCAAGAGATTGAAGATGGAAGCAGTGTTTCTTTTGCAGAGGAGATAGCTAGAAAAAAGCGGAGAGCAACCATGAGTAATGCTACTGATGAGCTGACTCAGTACTTATCAGAGCCACCTGCTCCGATACCAACAGATGTTCTAGAGTGGTGGAAGGTCAACAGTGCACGTTACCCGCGGCTTTCTGTAATGGCTAAGGATTTTTTGTCTGTGCAGCCAACTTCAGTGGCACCTGAAGAACTTTTTTGTAGTAAAGGTGATGAGATTGATAAACAGCGGTTTTGTATGTCACATGATAATGCACAAGCTATTCTTTGTATTAGGTCATGGACTCAAGGAGGGATCAAGTTGAAGTATAAGTCTACAGAGATAGATTATGAGAGGTTGATGGAGTTGGCAGTTGCTTCTGCAGCAGATAACAGCATTTCTGGGTCtgacaaaaaacaaaaatga
- the LOC107262684 gene encoding uncharacterized protein LOC107262684 isoform X2, producing the protein MDWTVNNAFKTYKDMEPKSVMDMAIIQSVDPIDIGLGSSEKGNAVVPTKRKKTMTSVYLKYFETAADGKSRRCKFCGQSYSIATATGNLGRHLSNRHPGYDKSGDSVTSSTPQPITVIKKAQSQAQGKAQVDYDHLNWLLIKWLILASLPPSTLEEKWLANSFKFLNPSIQLWPGDKYKAVFREVFRSMREDVRASLDQVSSKVSIVLDFWNSYDQIFYMSVTCQWIDENWSFQKMLLDICHIPFPCGGSEIYHCLIKVLKMYNLESRVLSCTHDNSQNAIHACHTLKEDLDGQKVGPFCYIPCAARALNLIIDDGLRTTKPVISKIREFVLELNSSVEMTEDFLQLTTAYQEGSWKFPLETSTRWSGNYQMLDLVRKAGKSIDGVIRKNEETLGSRLLLSSAEKNAVGVVHGYLEPFYKTTNNICTNKLLTIGLVLFFMDHISEMITICREARHSPDWLRSAAEEMAKKARSYNSQVCNVFTYMTAILDPRIKSELIPESLSTENYLDEARNHFIRNYSSSHFSSMTSGYSQEIEDGSSVSFAEEIARKKRRATMSNATDELTQYLSEPPAPIPTDVLEWWKVNSARYPRLSVMAKDFLSVQPTSVAPEELFCSKGDEIDKQRFCMSHDNAQAILCIRSWTQGGIKLKYKSTEIDYERLMELAVASAADNSISGSDKKQK; encoded by the exons ATGGACTGGACTGTTAATAACGCTTTTAAAACTTATAAAG ACATGGAGCCCAAATCAGTGATGGACATGGCAATCATTCAAAGTGTTGATCCCATAGATATTGGATTAGGCTCTTCGGAGAAGGGAAATGCTGTTGTcccaacaaaaagaaaaaagacgaTGACATCAGTTTATCTGAAGTATTTTGAGACTGCGGCTGATGGAAAGAGTCGGAGGTGCAAGTTTTGCGGACAGAGCTATTCTATTGCCACTGCCACAG GTAATTTGGGAAGGCACCTCAGTAATCGACATCCAGGATATGACAAGTCTGGAGATTCTGTCACAAGTTCCACACCACAGCCCATCACTGTGATAAAAAAAGCTCAATCTCAGGCTCAGGGGAAAGCACAGGTTGATTATGATCATCTGAATTGGTTGCTCATTAAGTGGCTAATCTTAGCTTCTCTTCCTCCTTCAACCTTGGAGGAAAAGTGGTTGGCAAACTCAtttaaatttctgaatccATCAATACAACTCTGGCCAGGTGACAAGTACAAAGCAGTATTTCGTGAAGTTTTCAGAAGCATGCGGGAAGATGTGAGGGCATCTTTGGATCAGGTTTCTTCTAAGGTCTCAATTGTTTTAGATTTCTGGAATTCCTATGACCAAATCTTCTATATGAGTGTCACATGTCAATGGATAGATGAAAACTGGTCCTTTCAGAAAATGCTTCTTGACATATGTCATATACCCTTTCCTTGTGGGGGTTCCGAGATCTACCATTGTCTAATAAAGGTTCTTAAGATGTACAATCTAGAGAGTAGAGTCCTCTCTTGTACCCACGATAACAGCCAGAATGCCATTCATGCTTGCCACACCCTGAAAGAGGATTTAGATGGACAGAAAGTAGGACCATTCTGCTATATTCCTTGTGCAGCTCGTgctttgaatttgattatAGATGATGGTTTAAGAACCACAAAACCAGTTATCTCTAAGATTAGGGAGTTTGTGCTAGAGTTAAATTCCTCAGTAGAGATGACAGaagattttcttcaattaacAACAGCTTATCAGGAAGGAAGCTGGAAATTTCCACTTGAAACATCAACGCGGTGGAGTGGTAATTACCAAATGCTTGATCTTGTGCGCAAG GCTGGTAAGTCTATTGATGGTGTCATAAGAAAGAATGAGGAGACGTTAGGTAGCAGGTTGTTGCTGAGCTCTGCAGAAAAGAATGCAGTTGGTGTTGTGCATGGGTATTTGGAGCCTTTTTACAAAACCACCAATAACATATGCACGAACAAGTTGCTTACCATCGGATTGGTTCTCTTCTTTATGGATCATATTTCCGAGATGATCACCATATGCAGAGAGGCCCGTCACAGTCCAGATTGGCTTAGAAGTGCTGCAGAAGAAATGGCAAAGAAGGCTAGGAGTTACAACAGTCAGGTTTGCAACGTATTCACCTACATGACTGCAATTTTGGATCCTCGAATCAAAAGTGAGCTTATACCAGAGAGCCTTAGCACAGAAAATTATCTAGATGAAGCCAGAAACCACTTcataagaaattattcttCAAGCCATTTTTCATCCATGACGAGTGGGTATAGTCAAGAGATTGAAGATGGAAGCAGTGTTTCTTTTGCAGAGGAGATAGCTAGAAAAAAGCGGAGAGCAACCATGAGTAATGCTACTGATGAGCTGACTCAGTACTTATCAGAGCCACCTGCTCCGATACCAACAGATGTTCTAGAGTGGTGGAAGGTCAACAGTGCACGTTACCCGCGGCTTTCTGTAATGGCTAAGGATTTTTTGTCTGTGCAGCCAACTTCAGTGGCACCTGAAGAACTTTTTTGTAGTAAAGGTGATGAGATTGATAAACAGCGGTTTTGTATGTCACATGATAATGCACAAGCTATTCTTTGTATTAGGTCATGGACTCAAGGAGGGATCAAGTTGAAGTATAAGTCTACAGAGATAGATTATGAGAGGTTGATGGAGTTGGCAGTTGCTTCTGCAGCAGATAACAGCATTTCTGGGTCtgacaaaaaacaaaaatga